The proteins below come from a single Tachypleus tridentatus isolate NWPU-2018 chromosome 13, ASM421037v1, whole genome shotgun sequence genomic window:
- the LOC143240925 gene encoding transmembrane protein 234 isoform X6, translating into MSVYERKFIILLLPVFTSHGGGKSLYDFSYSLGLRRVSPMIQFGSVALLIVVSALWGLSTPWLRQGSAGIEHVNYDSAIKQWLAELWFLATNWRYVIPFLVNQSGSVLYAATLGVTDLSVAVPLTNALTFIFITVYGRFLGEEIGSRETYFQRNSEGFCYSQ; encoded by the exons ATGAGTGTCTACGAAaggaaatttataatattat TGTTGCCGGTATTTACTTCACATGGTGGTGGAAAGTCATTGTATGACTTCAGCTACAGTTTGGGGTTAAGGAGGGTTAGTCCTATGATACAGTTTG GATCAGTAGCACTGCTTATAGTAGTGTCAGCACTGTGGGGGCTGTCAACACCATGGCTGCGTCAGGGAAGTGCAGGAATTGAGCATGTAAATTATGACAGTGCAATAAAACAGTGGTTAGCTGAACTGTGGTTTCTGGCTACAAACTGGCGG TATGTGATCCCTTTCCTGGTTAACCAGAGTGGTTCAGTTCTGTATGCTGCTACCTTAGGTGTTACAG ACTTGTCTGTGGCAGTTCCCCTTACCAACGCCCTTACCTTCATCTTCATCACAGTATATGGACGATTTCTTGGAGAAGAAATCGGAAGCAGAG
- the LOC143240925 gene encoding transmembrane protein 234 isoform X9, with protein sequence MSVYERKFIILLLPVFTSHGGGKSLYDFSYSLGLRRVSPMIQFGSVALLIVVSALWGLSTPWLRQGSAGIEHVNYDSAIKQWLAELWFLATNWRYVIPFLVNQSGSVLYAATLGVTGYCEPLGEEIDVERLSGRKEEAGMKLPQQLTVAF encoded by the exons ATGAGTGTCTACGAAaggaaatttataatattat TGTTGCCGGTATTTACTTCACATGGTGGTGGAAAGTCATTGTATGACTTCAGCTACAGTTTGGGGTTAAGGAGGGTTAGTCCTATGATACAGTTTG GATCAGTAGCACTGCTTATAGTAGTGTCAGCACTGTGGGGGCTGTCAACACCATGGCTGCGTCAGGGAAGTGCAGGAATTGAGCATGTAAATTATGACAGTGCAATAAAACAGTGGTTAGCTGAACTGTGGTTTCTGGCTACAAACTGGCGG TATGTGATCCCTTTCCTGGTTAACCAGAGTGGTTCAGTTCTGTATGCTGCTACCTTAGGTGTTACAG GTTACTGTGAACCGTTAGGTGAAGAAATAGATGTAGAGAGACTGAGTGGCAGAAAGGAAGAGGCAGGAATGAAACTACCACAACAGCTGACAGTCGCTTTCTGA